Genomic window (Pradoshia sp. D12):
AAATGAAGACCCACAACCACATGTGGCAATGGCATTCGGATTATCAATCGTAAAACCTCCGCCGAGCATCGATTGTTTATAGTCTATACGCGTTCCAGTCAGGATAGGCGCGTCCTCTTTATTCACAAGAAAATGAATTTCATGCTGTATGGTTTCAATATCACTATCTTGTTTTTTTTGCTCAAAGTTCATGCCATACGATAAACCGCTGCACCCTCCACCATGGACGGAAACACGCAAATATGGCTGATCTTCCCCGCTTTCTTTTATCATCGTATTTATTTGAAAAGCTGCTGCTTCTGTTACAATAATGACATCATTATTCATTACCATTCTTCCCCCTTATAAAAAGTTAGAAGGAAATTAAATCCTCTATTTATTAGTATATACATTAACCGGTGTCCTCTCAACCTTAAAACTGCCCATAATATGCTGCTGTTCGCACGTTTTTGAATAAGATATACGCTTTTAAATAACACTTTACCTAAATGACTATATTATTTTATCCAAAAGATTAATTAATATTTTTTACATAAACAGCAGCGGAATGAAAGAAAATAGAAAGACGAAATTGAAAGGAGTTTCCTTGATGCTTTCTTCCGAACAACAATCCAATCTTCAATCAAAATTAGCAGATGAAAAAAAGGAACTTGAACATCACATTTCCCTGAATAATCATTTTGGCATAGGGGAAGATGAAAATTTTTATAATTATGTAGGAGAACTCTCTACATATGATAACCATCCTGCGGATACCGCCACTGAGCTATATGAACGTGGTAAAGACCTAGCCTTAAATGAACATTTTGAGAATGAACTTAATCAGGTAAATAGAGCTTTACAGGCAATTGAACAAGGAACCTATGGTAAATGTGAAGTATGCGGTAAAGACATCCCTTTTGAGCGGCTTCAAGCAATACC
Coding sequences:
- a CDS encoding HesB/IscA family protein, with the protein product MNNDVIIVTEAAAFQINTMIKESGEDQPYLRVSVHGGGCSGLSYGMNFEQKKQDSDIETIQHEIHFLVNKEDAPILTGTRIDYKQSMLGGGFTIDNPNAIATCGCGSSFRTAKVTGNPEQC